A genome region from Myxocyprinus asiaticus isolate MX2 ecotype Aquarium Trade chromosome 12, UBuf_Myxa_2, whole genome shotgun sequence includes the following:
- the zgc:112023 gene encoding PI-PLC X domain-containing protein 1, which translates to MEDEERICISSCADWMSEMPAGLWDVPLWNLAIPGSHDTMTFCLDEQSSVLQSELKVVRVLDTLFPCIVRPCIIKWATTQEDSICNQLDLGIRFFDLRIAHKIKDPDEVFYFAHGIYSLLTVQEALTEVVHWLDQHTKEVVIIALSAFDGVNLDQHQDLIQFLIRAFGNKICPSYVTPSVRECWNHSYQVILTYDDSAAAGHEQLWPKCDYWWANTSDPNRVISYLEERKEEGRPAGFFAAGLNLTEDARYVVSHPCQSLRGMTLSSYSPLLNWVKQQRPGSGKTCLNIICADFVGVFSNEFAQLVIGLNQKLLKEKA; encoded by the exons atggaggaTGAAGAAAGAATATGTATCTCCAGCTGTGCGGACTGGATGTCCGAGATGCCAGCGGGTCTTTGGGACGTCCCGCTGTGGAATCTTGCTATACCAG GAAGTCATGACACCATGACTTTCTGTTTAGACGAGCAATCCTCAGTGTTGCAGTCTGAGCTGAAGGTGGTGCGAGTTTTAGACACTTTGTTTCCCTGCATCGTCCGGCCCTGCATAATCAAATGGGCAACAACCCAG GAGGACAGCATTTGTAACCAGCTGGATTTAGGCATTCGGTTCTTTGATCTAAGAATAGCTCATAAGATAAAAGATCCTGATGAGGTTTTCTACTTTGCACATGGGATCTACTCCCTCCTGACAGTACAG GAGGCACTGACAGAAGTAGTTCACTGGTTAGACCAGCACACCAAGGAAGTGGTCATCATTGCACTTTCTGCCTTTGATGGCGTGAATCTGGACCAACACCAAGACCTTATTCAATTCCTCATAAGGGCATTTGGCAATAAAATTTGCCCTAGTTAT GTGACACCCTCAGTACGAGAGTGTTGGAATCACAGTTATCAGGTTATTCTTACATATGATGACTCGGCTGCGGCTGGTCATGAGCAACTGTGGCCAAAGTGTGACTACTGGTGGGCAAATACATCAGATCCAAACCGTGTCATATCCTACTTGGAGGAAAGGAAAGAGGAAGGAAGACCAG CTGGGTTTTTTGCAGCTGGTCTGAATCTAACTGAGGATGCCAGGTATGTAGTTTCCCATCCGTGCCAGTCTTTGAGAGGCATGACCCTGAGCTCCTATAGTCCGCTCCTGAACTGGGTCAAGCAGCAGCGTCCAGGTTCAGGCAAAACGTGCCTCAACATCATCTGTGCAGATTTTGTCGGGGTTTTCAGCAATGAATTTGCTCAGCTGGTTATTGGACTTAATCAAAAACTCTTAAAAGAGAAGGCCTGA
- the LOC127449167 gene encoding vesicle transport protein SFT2B-like, whose protein sequence is MDKLKKVLSGQDDNGDLNVLQAANEASTLGWGTRVKGFVACFLVGIVCSVLGTCLLWVPKSGLTLFAVFYSLGNIASLLSTMFLMGPLKQIKRMCDKTRALATAIMITCLVLTFCAAFWWKNKGLALLFCVLQFLAFTWYSLSYIPFARDAIVKLFSACFK, encoded by the exons ATGGATAAATTAAAGAAAGTTTTGAGTGGCCAAGACGACAATGGCGACCTCAACGTACTGCAG GCAGCGAATGAAGCATCAACACTGGGATGGGGCACGCGCGTCAAGGGATTCGTCGCGTGCTTTCTGGTGGGCATCGTGTGTTCAGTTTTG GGGACGTGCTTGCTTTGGGTTCCTAAAAGCGGACTGACACTTTTTGCAGTCTTCTACAGTTTGGGCAATATTGCCTCACTTTTGAG CACAATGTTCTTAATGGGACCTTTAAAGCAAATCAAGAGGATGTGTGACAAGACAAGAGCACTGGCAACTGCCATTATGATT ACATGCCTGGTGCTGACCTTTTGTGCTGCGTTTTGG TGGAAGAACAAAGGCCTTGCTCTGCTGTTCTGTGTCCTCCAGTTTCTGGCTTTTACTTG GTATAGCTTATCTTACATTCCTTTTGCGAG ggATGCAATTGTTAAGCTGTTCTCCGCTTGCTTCAAGTGA
- the LOC127449165 gene encoding PI-PLC X domain-containing protein 1 isoform X1 translates to MDKTEHLADWMSNLNEKFTKIPLSRLAIPGSHDAMAYSLDMDSSVLEPKRLKALDKMFSAFLRPIVKKWGTVQEKNISEQLDGGVRYFDLRVAGKPDSSDLFFYHGLYTTMTVKEGMTELDKWLEQHSKEVVILTFSHFKEMTADQHNGLTNFLKEHFKTKLCPKPQVPSLNDCWGNGHQIILSYDYSFVNDEAVLWPRIEYWWADNSDPKEVISYLNTQKQKGRPEGFFVAGLNLTFDGKDMVLYLMKSLKEKTMAAYPLLLDWVKEQHQGPDKESINIIAGDFVGVNSFAQDIIQLNRADSGS, encoded by the exons ATGGATAAAACGGAGCATCTTGCTGACTGGATGTCTAACCTTAATGAGAAGTTCACAAAAATTCCTTTGAGCCGCCTTGCCATTCCAG GGAGCCATGATGCTATGGCATACAGCTTAGATATGGACTCTTCTGTGCTGGAACCTAAAAGATTGAAGGCCTTGGATAAAATGTTTAGTGCTTTCTTAAGGCCCATTGTCAAAAAATGGGGCACTGTCCAG GAAAAAAACATCTCTGAGCAGCTTGACGGTGGTGTGCGATACTTCGATCTGAGGGTTGCTGGGAAGCctgactccagtgatttattcTTCTACCATGGACTCTACACGACAATGACAGTGAAG GAGGGAATGACAGAATTGGATAAATGGCTAGAACAGCATTCCAAGGAGGTGGTGATCCTTACTTTCTCGCATTTCAAAGAAATGACAGCCGATCAACATAATGGCCTGACCAACTTCCTCAAGGAGCACTTTAAAACAAAACTCTGCCCGAAGCCTCAAGTG CCCTCACTAAACGACTGCTGGGGAAATGGTCATCAGATCATCCTTTCTTATGACTACAGTTTTGTCAATGATGAAGCTGTACTGTGGCCTCGAATCGAATACTGGTGGGCTGATAACTCAGACCCCAAGGAAGTCATTTCATACCTCAATACCCAGAAACAAAAGGGTAGGCCAG AGGGATTTTTTGTTGCTGGTCTAAATCTGACTTTTGATGGGAAAGACATGGTCCTGTACCTAATGAAGTCTTTGAAGGAGAAGACCATGGCGGCGTACCCTCTGTTGCTGGACTGGGTGAAGGAACAACACCAGGGCCCTGACAAAGAAAGCATTAACATCATTGCTGGAGATTTTGTTGGGGTGAATAGCTTTGCTCAGGATATCATTCAGCTCAACAGAGCAGACAGTGGTTCATGA
- the LOC127449165 gene encoding PI-PLC X domain-containing protein 1 isoform X2, which translates to MDKTEHLADWMSNLNEKFTKIPLSRLAIPGSHDAMAYSLDMDSSVLEPKRLKALDKMFSAFLRPIVKKWGTVQEKNISEQLDGGVRYFDLRVAGKPDSSDLFFYHGLYTTMTVKEGMTELDKWLEQHSKEVVILTFSHFKEMTADQHNGLTNFLKEHFKTKLCPKPQVPSLNDCWGNGHQIILSYDYSFVNDEAVLWPRIEYWWADNSDPKEVISYLNTQKQKGRPEGFFVAGLNLTFDGKDMVLYLMKSLKEKTMAAYPLLLDWVKEQHQGPDKESINIIAGDFVGMQFQ; encoded by the exons ATGGATAAAACGGAGCATCTTGCTGACTGGATGTCTAACCTTAATGAGAAGTTCACAAAAATTCCTTTGAGCCGCCTTGCCATTCCAG GGAGCCATGATGCTATGGCATACAGCTTAGATATGGACTCTTCTGTGCTGGAACCTAAAAGATTGAAGGCCTTGGATAAAATGTTTAGTGCTTTCTTAAGGCCCATTGTCAAAAAATGGGGCACTGTCCAG GAAAAAAACATCTCTGAGCAGCTTGACGGTGGTGTGCGATACTTCGATCTGAGGGTTGCTGGGAAGCctgactccagtgatttattcTTCTACCATGGACTCTACACGACAATGACAGTGAAG GAGGGAATGACAGAATTGGATAAATGGCTAGAACAGCATTCCAAGGAGGTGGTGATCCTTACTTTCTCGCATTTCAAAGAAATGACAGCCGATCAACATAATGGCCTGACCAACTTCCTCAAGGAGCACTTTAAAACAAAACTCTGCCCGAAGCCTCAAGTG CCCTCACTAAACGACTGCTGGGGAAATGGTCATCAGATCATCCTTTCTTATGACTACAGTTTTGTCAATGATGAAGCTGTACTGTGGCCTCGAATCGAATACTGGTGGGCTGATAACTCAGACCCCAAGGAAGTCATTTCATACCTCAATACCCAGAAACAAAAGGGTAGGCCAG AGGGATTTTTTGTTGCTGGTCTAAATCTGACTTTTGATGGGAAAGACATGGTCCTGTACCTAATGAAGTCTTTGAAGGAGAAGACCATGGCGGCGTACCCTCTGTTGCTGGACTGGGTGAAGGAACAACACCAGGGCCCTGACAAAGAAAGCATTAACATCATTGCTGGAGATTTTGTTGGG ATGCAGTTCCAGTAA